In one Sporomusa sphaeroides DSM 2875 genomic region, the following are encoded:
- a CDS encoding ABC transporter ATP-binding protein, protein MKMSEKLSGFDYAVELTGLTKIYDGRKIVDNLSLTIPQGKIFGLLGPNGAGKSTVMKMIAGLTRATSGSVRIFGIDRLMEPLATKKLVGLVPQENNLERDLTVEEVLLVYGRLFGVERLKHRLEEVLTKFNLEQSRHIKVGVLSGGTARRTLIARALLPEPELLLLDEPTVGLDPDIRQELWSIVRLLTSEGKSIILTTHYMEEAEQLCEQVAMLRSGRLALLDTPAGIKHRTGKGQASGALETMFIKLAKEGDG, encoded by the coding sequence ATGAAAATGTCGGAGAAGTTATCAGGTTTTGATTATGCTGTGGAGTTAACAGGACTGACTAAGATATATGACGGACGAAAAATTGTTGATAATTTGTCGCTGACAATACCGCAAGGGAAGATATTCGGCCTGCTTGGTCCTAATGGCGCGGGTAAATCGACGGTAATGAAGATGATTGCCGGTTTGACGCGCGCTACGAGCGGATCGGTGCGGATTTTTGGGATTGATAGGCTGATGGAACCGCTCGCTACTAAAAAACTAGTCGGCTTGGTGCCGCAGGAGAATAACTTGGAACGGGATTTGACAGTGGAAGAGGTTTTGCTGGTTTACGGCAGGCTTTTTGGGGTGGAGCGGCTTAAACACCGGCTGGAAGAGGTTTTGACAAAGTTTAATTTAGAGCAAAGCCGGCATATAAAGGTGGGGGTGCTGTCAGGGGGGACCGCACGACGGACACTGATTGCCAGGGCTCTGCTGCCTGAGCCCGAGCTGCTGCTGCTGGACGAGCCAACAGTGGGACTTGATCCTGACATCCGCCAGGAATTGTGGAGTATTGTACGCCTTTTAACCAGTGAAGGCAAAAGCATAATATTGACAACACACTATATGGAGGAAGCCGAGCAGCTCTGTGAGCAGGTGGCTATGCTGCGTTCCGGCCGTCTTGCTTTGCTGGATACACCGGCAGGCATTAAACATCGGACAGGCAAGGGCCAGGCAAGCGGAGCGCTTGAGACCATGTTTATCAAACTGGCTAAGGAAGGCGATGGCTGA
- a CDS encoding ABC transporter permease yields the protein MGWYAVYWREMIILWKKIGRMGYVFSTIVFPFIYLFSFGLGLGGRVNVDGGYLPFLAKGIMGVTVLLNSFQQTASSVSTGRLYFRNFQSVVLSPVAAWEVVLGIIAAGSVRGIFFGSLVFVIAWGAFGVGGLNVLAVAGLILGSCCFAAMGVVVGMLVKHPDDVSLINNFFITPMIFFGGSFFPLHNLPPWLAAVAQLSPIGTLNALLRAPGWNSGAVWAAGTLIVLTGCFFTWSVWLYSRYSE from the coding sequence ATGGGCTGGTATGCCGTATATTGGCGGGAAATGATTATACTGTGGAAGAAAATCGGCAGAATGGGCTACGTATTTTCCACTATTGTTTTTCCCTTTATTTATCTGTTTTCTTTTGGACTGGGGTTAGGCGGCAGAGTGAATGTGGATGGCGGCTATTTACCGTTTCTGGCCAAAGGTATTATGGGTGTCACTGTGTTGTTAAACTCTTTTCAACAGACCGCATCCTCTGTGAGTACAGGACGGCTGTATTTCCGAAATTTTCAAAGTGTGGTTTTAAGTCCGGTAGCTGCCTGGGAAGTGGTTTTGGGAATCATAGCAGCAGGTTCGGTGCGGGGAATATTTTTTGGCAGCCTGGTTTTTGTCATTGCCTGGGGTGCTTTTGGGGTAGGCGGGTTAAATGTCCTGGCTGTTGCCGGCCTTATTCTGGGTTCTTGCTGCTTTGCCGCCATGGGGGTGGTTGTAGGCATGCTTGTTAAGCATCCTGACGATGTTTCGCTGATTAATAATTTTTTTATTACGCCGATGATATTTTTTGGCGGTTCGTTTTTTCCGTTGCACAATCTGCCGCCCTGGCTGGCTGCAGTTGCCCAGTTATCGCCCATTGGTACGCTTAATGCCCTGTTGCGGGCACCTGGCTGGAATAGCGGGGCCGTATGGGCGGCAGGCACGCTGATAGTACTGACTGGTTGCTTTTTTACCTGGAGTGTGTGGCTGTACAGCCGGTATAGTGAGTAG
- a CDS encoding AAA family ATPase gives MQKKIAFYGKGGIGKSTTAANVSAALAEMGHRVCQIGCDPKNDSTRLLLGKVCSQTVLDMVKQYGEEVRTEDLVHSGFGGVQCIEAGGPEPGVGCAGRGIIVALEKLKALQALPEDAIILYDVLGDVVCGGFAVPIREGYASDIYIVSSGELMSLYAANNIAKGVARYAARGAVRLGGIIGNSRGIANEQALLEEFAKRLHTSLVAYIPRDRTVNKAEIHRKTVIEFAADSPQAAIYRQLAGFICENTALSVPTPMSFAELEELVLDYGDE, from the coding sequence ATGCAAAAAAAGATTGCCTTTTACGGCAAGGGCGGCATCGGCAAGTCGACGACAGCCGCCAATGTATCGGCCGCACTGGCGGAAATGGGACACAGAGTTTGCCAAATTGGCTGTGATCCCAAAAATGATTCCACCCGCCTTTTATTAGGGAAGGTTTGTTCACAGACGGTATTGGATATGGTTAAGCAATATGGGGAGGAAGTCAGGACCGAGGACTTGGTACATAGCGGCTTTGGCGGCGTACAGTGTATCGAGGCCGGAGGGCCCGAGCCAGGAGTAGGCTGCGCCGGACGCGGCATAATTGTGGCATTGGAAAAGCTAAAAGCCTTGCAGGCTTTGCCCGAAGATGCCATTATTCTGTACGATGTACTGGGAGATGTGGTGTGCGGCGGCTTTGCCGTACCCATACGGGAAGGCTATGCCAGCGATATTTACATTGTATCTTCCGGTGAACTCATGTCACTCTATGCGGCCAATAATATTGCCAAAGGGGTGGCCCGCTATGCTGCCCGGGGGGCGGTGCGGCTTGGCGGCATTATCGGCAATAGCCGCGGCATTGCTAATGAGCAGGCATTGCTTGAGGAATTTGCCAAACGGCTGCATACTTCTTTAGTTGCCTATATTCCCAGGGATCGTACCGTTAATAAAGCGGAAATTCATCGTAAAACAGTCATCGAATTTGCGGCAGACTCGCCACAGGCGGCGATTTACCGTCAGTTAGCCGGTTTTATTTGTGAGAATACGGCGCTGAGTGTGCCGACCCCCATGTCCTTTGCAGAATTAGAGGAGCTGGTGCTTGACTATGGTGATGAATAA
- a CDS encoding nitrogenase component 1 yields the protein MVMNKRAKTARKRGYSCAMPGVWRAVSHNEGALVIYHSPKACGHIGREMDLGMHFRSLAKRQFMPEQYSAPLIISGLTEEHSIFGGAGLLRECIEYAAERYKPAYILIANSCVAGVIGDDTAAVAGEAEAALGIPVMSVPCYGYLDGDYYAGFYHAGKTLAERFMIAQPKVVNTVTLLGDRGGPNGMDVQEIKRLLGYFSLKVYCHFPAYASLEDIRRVPFTALTVPLSGTRQSNPWMCKLGQELEEMLGVPAFDGDYPAGWQATVLWLTNLGRFLNRQQQAEAAIKQEAERLNRHIAEYSSQLQDKRIVLYLGRPLLYFDPAWVLELFSLYKLNLAGIVVLDDVLSKDQQLDLYQELKQQTGIPCFSQAEGKGIVETADIVVTTHELTVAARKKQLFLPLLPLAGVGGVTALMTKLVRLAQRHDRRGGIMYV from the coding sequence ATGGTGATGAATAAACGGGCGAAAACAGCCCGCAAACGGGGTTACAGCTGTGCGATGCCGGGCGTGTGGCGCGCCGTTTCCCACAATGAAGGCGCGCTTGTTATTTACCATAGTCCCAAAGCCTGCGGGCATATCGGCCGGGAAATGGATTTGGGAATGCATTTCCGTTCACTGGCAAAGCGGCAATTTATGCCGGAGCAGTACTCGGCACCACTGATCATCAGCGGGCTGACGGAAGAGCATTCGATTTTCGGTGGGGCCGGCTTACTCAGGGAATGTATTGAATATGCAGCCGAAAGGTACAAGCCGGCCTATATTTTGATTGCCAATTCCTGTGTGGCCGGCGTAATTGGTGATGATACGGCTGCGGTGGCAGGCGAGGCAGAGGCGGCTCTGGGCATACCGGTGATGTCTGTTCCCTGTTATGGTTACCTGGACGGCGACTATTATGCCGGGTTTTATCATGCCGGAAAAACACTGGCAGAGCGCTTTATGATTGCCCAGCCAAAGGTGGTTAATACGGTAACTCTCTTGGGTGACCGCGGCGGCCCCAATGGCATGGATGTGCAGGAAATTAAACGTTTGCTGGGCTATTTTAGCCTAAAAGTGTATTGTCATTTTCCGGCATATGCTTCGCTGGAGGATATAAGACGGGTGCCGTTTACCGCACTGACAGTACCGCTTAGCGGAACAAGACAGTCCAATCCCTGGATGTGCAAGCTGGGGCAGGAACTGGAGGAGATGCTGGGAGTGCCTGCTTTTGACGGGGATTATCCGGCAGGCTGGCAGGCGACGGTTTTATGGCTGACGAACTTAGGCCGGTTTCTCAACCGGCAGCAGCAGGCTGAAGCTGCCATTAAGCAGGAGGCGGAGCGGTTAAACCGGCATATCGCTGAGTATAGCAGCCAGTTGCAGGATAAGCGGATTGTATTGTATCTCGGACGGCCGCTGCTGTATTTTGATCCGGCCTGGGTACTGGAGTTATTTTCTTTGTATAAGCTGAATTTGGCAGGCATTGTGGTGCTGGATGATGTGTTGAGCAAGGACCAGCAGCTTGATTTATATCAGGAACTGAAGCAGCAAACCGGCATACCCTGTTTTTCTCAGGCAGAGGGAAAAGGCATAGTTGAAACAGCAGATATTGTTGTGACCACGCATGAGTTGACTGTAGCAGCCAGGAAAAAGCAGCTCTTTCTGCCCTTGCTGCCGCTGGCCGGGGTAGGGGGCGTTACTGCCCTGATGACTAAGCTGGTGCGCCTGGCGCAGCGTCATGACCGACGGGGAGGAATTATGTATGTGTAA
- a CDS encoding nitrogenase component 1: MCNSQWSDARTLVEACALTGVAAFFAGIPDAVLVANGPMWCYFYALRYLERQCPAVSSQFYCTQADNHAVVYGTEECLLETLAIIRQQARPSVVLIENSCSVSLIGDDIAGIARQADLSCPVVCVDSGGLAGGFAAGYRAAAGAYLEQLPLSRPGAIRPGTVNLLGCTVGYYNADNDVQELKRMLKLAGYEVLACPGAGSSTQVISGMTGASLNIVVHEELGLDLAKQLNEQYGMPYVSLPPPYGLQGSLAWLQSLRHYATGGAGDLRKVWQEISGLERKIQASTLEMQRVWGDMWFEKTLLAAPGSAAVAMAEAVRTEWLDTGRLTVMAYGQIPAYTVPDCIDTLIEAGGDSQVTEQLLAELEGGLLLAGSNEKAILQQKLVPNVVCQNIALPVYDEVILSDRPFMGLQGACYMLERLWNQYITFCQRRK; encoded by the coding sequence ATGTGTAATAGTCAGTGGTCAGATGCGCGGACTTTGGTGGAAGCCTGCGCGCTCACCGGCGTAGCCGCTTTCTTTGCCGGTATTCCTGATGCTGTATTGGTGGCCAATGGCCCCATGTGGTGTTATTTTTATGCGCTGCGCTATCTGGAAAGGCAGTGTCCGGCGGTCAGTTCACAATTTTACTGCACCCAGGCTGATAATCATGCGGTTGTCTATGGTACTGAGGAATGTTTGCTGGAAACCTTGGCTATCATTCGCCAGCAGGCCCGGCCGTCGGTTGTATTGATAGAAAATAGCTGCTCTGTCAGCTTGATTGGCGATGATATCGCGGGCATTGCCAGACAGGCGGATTTATCTTGCCCGGTGGTCTGTGTGGACAGCGGCGGACTGGCCGGCGGCTTTGCCGCAGGCTACCGCGCTGCTGCGGGAGCGTATCTGGAGCAGCTGCCGCTAAGCCGTCCGGGGGCGATACGGCCCGGTACTGTCAATCTGCTGGGCTGCACGGTTGGCTACTACAATGCCGATAATGATGTTCAGGAATTGAAACGTATGCTTAAACTGGCAGGCTATGAAGTGCTGGCTTGTCCGGGAGCAGGCAGCAGCACCCAGGTTATAAGCGGCATGACCGGCGCGTCGCTCAACATTGTTGTCCATGAGGAATTGGGTCTTGACCTGGCCAAACAGCTTAATGAGCAGTATGGTATGCCTTATGTATCTTTGCCGCCGCCTTATGGTTTGCAGGGGTCGCTGGCCTGGCTGCAAAGCTTGCGGCACTATGCGACAGGCGGTGCCGGTGATTTGCGCAAGGTTTGGCAGGAAATCAGCGGCCTGGAGCGGAAAATTCAGGCAAGTACTCTGGAAATGCAGCGGGTCTGGGGCGATATGTGGTTTGAAAAAACGCTCCTTGCCGCACCGGGTTCTGCGGCTGTAGCCATGGCCGAGGCTGTCCGTACCGAGTGGCTGGATACAGGCCGGCTGACTGTCATGGCCTATGGTCAAATTCCGGCTTATACTGTGCCGGATTGCATTGATACCCTTATAGAGGCCGGCGGCGACAGTCAGGTCACGGAGCAGCTGCTGGCAGAGCTGGAGGGTGGATTATTGCTGGCCGGCAGCAATGAAAAGGCCATATTGCAGCAAAAGCTGGTGCCTAATGTGGTTTGCCAGAATATTGCGCTGCCGGTATATGATGAAGTCATTTTAAGCGACCGGCCATTTATGGGGTTGCAGGGAGCCTGCTATATGCTGGAACGGCTTTGGAATCAGTATATTACTTTTTGTCAACGGCGTAAGTAA
- the cobO gene encoding cob(I)yrinic acid a,c-diamide adenosyltransferase encodes MHRKRSIVSMADTKGLVIVNTGNGKGKTTAALGLGMRAWGQGLRVLVLQFIKGNWTYGELQAAERMGADFVIRQMGEGFVRNSADDERADHMQASKEALEDARQEIMSGAWGMIILDEINYALGYGLLPVDEVLELIAAKPDYLHLVLTGRSACKEIIDKADLVTEMGEIKHPYKQGIRAQKGIEF; translated from the coding sequence ATGCATAGAAAAAGGAGTATTGTCAGTATGGCAGACACTAAAGGCTTAGTTATTGTAAATACCGGAAACGGCAAAGGAAAAACAACAGCGGCTTTGGGGCTGGGTATGCGGGCCTGGGGCCAGGGGCTCCGGGTGCTCGTATTACAATTTATTAAAGGCAATTGGACCTATGGCGAATTGCAGGCTGCCGAACGAATGGGCGCGGATTTTGTTATCCGCCAAATGGGTGAAGGATTTGTAAGAAATAGTGCCGATGATGAAAGAGCCGATCATATGCAGGCATCCAAAGAAGCCCTGGAGGATGCCAGACAGGAAATCATGTCCGGAGCGTGGGGGATGATTATCCTGGATGAGATTAACTACGCTCTTGGCTATGGGCTGCTTCCGGTGGATGAAGTACTGGAATTGATAGCTGCAAAGCCGGATTATCTGCACCTGGTGCTTACCGGCCGCAGCGCGTGTAAGGAAATCATTGATAAAGCCGATTTGGTAACCGAAATGGGAGAAATTAAGCACCCATATAAACAGGGAATCAGGGCGCAAAAGGGTATTGAATTTTAA
- a CDS encoding ABC transporter ATP-binding protein/permease has product MALSYWLSKAAPKAWILTLLLILCTGLLVLLHMQLNNWQVGFYNHLQQHNLAGFYHSLVQFALICSILVAASGWQTHVKMLLQLRWRQWLTNKYITLWLHKQNYFHMKFLVKAIDNPDQRIGEDIQLFVTHSLDLAVGLLRHLITLIVFSVVLWRLSGEIRVSLLTTEVIIPGYLVWSALLYSAFGTWVTIKIGRPLMLQNNLQQSNEANFRYSLIRLKEYAEGVVLCKGDTWEKHNLLKWFSNIVITQLAIIKTTRDITWISSAYTQLSTVFAFLIASPKYFNDELQLGQLFEISGAYWYVHSALAYIIESFGKIAQWQAVTNRLREFCTQLRLIQSQHLASNTFFYNPDTLITKELSVFSPAGHILVNKLTLALPSGESLLITGPSGCGKTTLLQTLAGVWPYFSGQMSCPPDSSVLFLPQKPYIPIGSLRAAVLYPYKHVSVTDNKVEEALHICKLAALLPRLDIETDWSKNLSPGELQRLSLARAILHRPKWIFLDETTACIDAAMEAEIYQILKEKLPDAAVISIGHRDTLTSYHRKILKLNGTGGWSYSEQPQQ; this is encoded by the coding sequence ATGGCACTGTCCTATTGGTTGTCGAAAGCTGCTCCCAAAGCCTGGATATTAACCCTGCTTCTCATCCTTTGCACCGGTTTGCTGGTACTGCTCCATATGCAGCTTAATAATTGGCAGGTAGGCTTCTACAATCACCTGCAGCAGCATAACCTCGCCGGTTTTTATCATTCCTTAGTTCAATTTGCTCTGATTTGTTCCATTCTCGTCGCAGCCTCAGGCTGGCAGACACATGTCAAAATGCTGCTGCAGCTGCGGTGGCGCCAGTGGTTAACGAATAAATATATCACACTGTGGCTGCACAAACAGAACTATTTTCATATGAAATTTCTTGTCAAGGCTATCGATAATCCGGACCAGCGTATCGGCGAGGACATTCAGCTGTTTGTTACCCATTCACTGGACTTGGCCGTGGGGCTGCTGCGTCATTTGATAACGCTTATCGTATTTTCAGTTGTCCTTTGGCGGTTATCAGGGGAAATCCGGGTCTCCTTATTGACAACCGAAGTTATAATTCCCGGCTACCTGGTCTGGTCCGCCCTCCTGTATTCCGCTTTCGGCACCTGGGTAACCATAAAGATAGGGCGTCCTCTTATGCTGCAAAATAACCTTCAGCAAAGCAATGAAGCCAACTTCCGCTACAGCTTAATCAGGCTGAAGGAATATGCCGAAGGTGTTGTATTATGCAAAGGAGATACCTGGGAAAAGCACAACTTATTAAAATGGTTTTCAAATATTGTAATTACCCAGCTTGCAATAATTAAAACCACCAGGGACATTACCTGGATATCCTCAGCCTATACACAGTTGTCTACCGTATTTGCCTTTTTGATCGCGTCTCCCAAATATTTCAATGACGAGCTGCAGCTTGGACAATTATTCGAAATATCGGGGGCTTATTGGTATGTTCATTCCGCGCTCGCCTATATTATTGAAAGCTTTGGGAAAATCGCTCAATGGCAGGCTGTAACTAACCGTCTGCGGGAGTTTTGCACCCAGCTCCGGCTTATCCAGTCACAGCACCTGGCATCAAACACTTTCTTTTACAATCCGGATACACTCATAACCAAAGAACTTTCCGTATTTTCTCCTGCCGGCCATATCCTGGTGAACAAGCTTACCTTAGCGCTCCCTAGCGGTGAAAGCCTGCTGATTACCGGTCCTTCGGGCTGTGGCAAAACCACATTATTACAAACATTAGCCGGAGTCTGGCCCTATTTCTCCGGGCAAATGTCCTGCCCGCCGGATAGCAGTGTCCTGTTTCTGCCGCAAAAACCTTATATCCCGATTGGCTCACTGCGCGCGGCGGTACTATACCCGTACAAACACGTCAGCGTAACGGACAATAAGGTGGAAGAGGCACTGCATATATGCAAATTAGCCGCGCTGCTCCCACGCCTGGATATCGAAACAGACTGGTCAAAAAACCTTTCACCGGGTGAACTCCAACGACTTTCCCTGGCCCGGGCCATCTTGCACCGGCCAAAGTGGATCTTCCTCGATGAGACAACCGCTTGTATTGACGCTGCCATGGAAGCAGAAATATACCAGATACTTAAAGAGAAGCTACCTGATGCCGCAGTAATCAGTATTGGCCACCGGGATACGCTAACGTCATACCACCGCAAGATATTAAAATTAAACGGCACCGGCGGCTGGAGCTATTCTGAACAACCGCAGCAGTAG
- a CDS encoding ABC transporter substrate-binding protein produces MMLATLAKPSCRLSMLVVLVVLLFFTGGCTGKNNTGSPQGGNGNIAGSGGYEIVDSTGYVLQLPQKPQKIVPLSVSTDEILLALVTPERIAALTHLVDDAGVSNVVEEAKVVPKRIRIHAESIIALQPDLVLMPDWLPPVLSQTLRETGIPVYVYKTAANVDEVKQSIIALARVVGEEQAGERLVAEMETQLAQINEKTSTIPADKRPVVIRFSLMGDSGGKGSTFEDICRQAGAIEGVAAAGLNNDDLLSKEQLVRINPDIILLPVWDYTGKTDIQKFAEDVQNDPALQIVKAIQNKKMIVVPDRHLTSTSQYIVYGVQAVARAAYPQLF; encoded by the coding sequence ATGATGTTGGCAACCCTGGCTAAACCGTCATGTCGCCTGAGTATGCTCGTGGTTTTAGTAGTGCTGCTCTTCTTTACAGGTGGTTGTACGGGAAAAAATAATACAGGTTCGCCGCAAGGCGGCAATGGAAATATAGCCGGTTCCGGCGGCTATGAAATAGTGGATAGTACCGGCTATGTACTACAGCTTCCGCAAAAACCGCAAAAGATTGTGCCGCTTTCCGTCAGTACCGACGAAATTCTTTTGGCACTGGTAACCCCGGAGCGTATTGCGGCCCTGACGCATCTTGTGGATGATGCCGGAGTTTCCAATGTTGTGGAAGAGGCCAAAGTTGTTCCCAAGAGAATACGTATTCATGCCGAAAGTATTATTGCGCTTCAGCCGGATCTTGTGCTTATGCCGGATTGGCTGCCGCCGGTGCTGAGCCAAACACTCAGGGAGACAGGTATTCCTGTCTATGTTTATAAAACCGCCGCCAACGTTGACGAGGTTAAGCAATCTATTATCGCGCTTGCCCGGGTTGTCGGTGAAGAACAGGCCGGTGAACGGCTGGTGGCTGAGATGGAAACGCAGTTGGCGCAAATTAACGAAAAAACCAGCACGATTCCAGCCGACAAGCGCCCGGTAGTTATCCGGTTTTCCCTGATGGGCGATAGTGGCGGTAAAGGGAGTACTTTTGAAGATATTTGCCGCCAGGCGGGGGCAATTGAAGGTGTGGCAGCCGCCGGTTTAAACAATGATGACCTATTGTCCAAAGAACAGCTTGTCCGTATTAATCCGGATATCATTCTGCTGCCGGTCTGGGATTATACCGGCAAAACAGACATTCAGAAGTTTGCTGAGGATGTGCAAAATGATCCGGCTTTGCAGATCGTGAAAGCCATTCAAAACAAAAAAATGATTGTTGTGCCTGACAGACACCTGACTTCCACCTCACAGTACATTGTTTACGGCGTGCAGGCTGTAGCCCGGGCCGCCTATCCTCAGCTTTTTTAA
- a CDS encoding MotA/TolQ/ExbB proton channel family protein, whose protein sequence is MSFIAKCFQIFHQGGPVMYLILACSVLVAAIGVERFMYYRKMDTDMHEFTGRLTALLERDDWAAAHELCRQTQGIAAMVAAKGIAHVQRGCANIESVLEGEASLAVAGLRAYLNHLDTIVTIAPLLGLLGTVIGMIDSFSVMNIKAGQPQAITGGVGEALIATASGLCVATLAMIVYSYFNHRLDHLLTTIEQTCLLVMGHIKQEKRHEIA, encoded by the coding sequence ATGAGTTTTATTGCCAAGTGCTTTCAGATATTTCATCAGGGCGGCCCGGTCATGTATCTGATTCTGGCCTGTTCCGTACTGGTGGCCGCCATTGGGGTGGAACGGTTCATGTATTATAGAAAAATGGACACCGATATGCACGAGTTTACCGGACGGCTTACCGCTTTACTGGAGCGGGATGACTGGGCGGCAGCTCATGAATTATGCCGGCAGACCCAGGGGATTGCCGCTATGGTTGCCGCCAAGGGTATTGCCCATGTGCAGCGGGGCTGCGCGAATATCGAAAGCGTGCTGGAGGGAGAAGCTTCTTTAGCTGTTGCCGGCCTCCGGGCATATTTAAACCATTTGGACACTATTGTAACCATTGCGCCGCTGCTTGGTCTCTTAGGCACAGTTATCGGTATGATTGACTCCTTTAGTGTCATGAATATCAAAGCCGGTCAGCCTCAGGCCATTACCGGCGGTGTCGGGGAAGCGCTCATTGCCACGGCTTCCGGCTTGTGTGTGGCCACCCTGGCCATGATTGTATACAGTTATTTTAATCACCGGTTAGATCACCTGCTTACGACTATTGAGCAGACCTGCCTGCTGGTGATGGGGCATATCAAACAGGAGAAGCGTCATGAAATTGCGTAA
- a CDS encoding ExbD/TolR family protein, translating to MKLRNLRSERQPKLMIIPMIDIIFFLLVFFIMSTLYMVDQQTIPVNLPQAASAQSDKPHSVAIAVTKEGRIMFEQEEIPLELLQKRVKLEMAKQGDLVFILRSDKTAEYGKVVAVLDELKLAGAHRVAIATERKEK from the coding sequence ATGAAATTGCGTAATTTGCGTTCAGAGCGTCAGCCTAAGCTGATGATTATTCCCATGATTGATATCATTTTCTTTTTACTGGTATTTTTTATCATGAGCACTCTCTATATGGTTGACCAGCAGACAATACCTGTTAACTTGCCGCAAGCCGCTTCGGCCCAGAGTGACAAGCCGCACAGTGTGGCTATTGCCGTTACCAAAGAAGGCCGGATTATGTTCGAGCAGGAAGAGATACCGCTGGAACTGCTGCAAAAGCGGGTAAAGCTGGAGATGGCTAAGCAGGGCGACCTGGTTTTTATCCTGCGTTCGGATAAAACAGCCGAATATGGCAAGGTGGTAGCCGTTCTTGATGAATTAAAGCTGGCCGGGGCGCACCGGGTGGCTATTGCTACTGAAAGGAAGGAGAAGTAA